A part of Ignavibacteriales bacterium genomic DNA contains:
- a CDS encoding DNA translocase FtsK 4TM domain-containing protein: protein MAKKKNKSSENHSNDSSSYYAMSSEKFRKILGLFVFFLSIFLFLSIISYSRSDEDSLTGLFDNLFSSGSDNISNWMGIVGAYFSDFFVHRIFGYFSLIIPILLFAWGIHLFNKFDLRILLHSTNFSLLAVTIITSIFGLLANNLDILSETHELSGKLGAVIGSYLGNQLGSIGGLILLLALAATLLIIAFDINIEKLLLSIVSIFRMKDDAEIDEGTQPDKEGKSAGNIEKIKKLADEKPKKGKLSKAELTAEQLMEAEAEEQTRIRIIRKDDQLTSQETNEVLRDEVKKVNLEKVGELPDKKTLDENIDEKLPDPWEEIPEYKNPSLDLLEPVPEEDFKVAEEELKKNAELLKEKLKLFDIEIKDISVTPGPVVTLYEIVPSPGVKISKIVGLENDIALALAARGIRIIAPIPGKGAIGVEIPNAESAIVKARSVLAKINESTMELPMSLGKTISGDVYLTDLSKMPHLLIAGSTGSGKSVGINMIITSLLFAKKPSEVKLIMIDPKKIELSLYNKLRKHYLAVSPDLDEEIITVPQNAVILLKSVEMEMEQRYDKLAKLGVRNIVDYNKKVASLPKKPADSTGMKHHHLPYLVVIVDELADLMITAGKEVEEPITRLAQLARAVGVQLVLATQRPSVNVITGVIKANFSARIAYQVATKIDSRTILDMNGAEQLLGKGDMLFLPTGSPKPNRIQNAFISTEEVEKITNFINQQSGYSRPYFLPSIYEKKRGSGRGFLADLDPMFEDAARVIVRYQQGSVSLLQRKLKLGYSRAARIVDQLEEAGVVGPNDGSKARTVLIENDEQLETVLRSL from the coding sequence ATGGCTAAAAAGAAAAATAAAAGCAGCGAGAATCATTCCAATGATTCATCGTCCTATTATGCCATGTCCTCTGAAAAGTTTAGAAAAATACTTGGTCTATTTGTTTTCTTTTTATCAATCTTTTTATTTCTGAGCATTATTTCATACAGCAGAAGTGACGAAGACAGCCTCACAGGATTATTCGATAATTTATTTTCTTCGGGTTCAGATAATATCTCAAATTGGATGGGCATAGTCGGAGCTTACTTCTCCGATTTTTTTGTTCATCGCATCTTCGGTTATTTCTCGCTCATAATACCTATTTTACTTTTCGCCTGGGGGATTCACCTATTCAACAAATTTGATTTAAGAATCCTTCTTCACAGTACAAATTTTTCTTTGCTTGCTGTGACAATCATTACTTCGATTTTCGGACTGCTTGCAAATAATTTGGATATTTTATCCGAAACACATGAACTCTCCGGCAAGTTAGGAGCAGTAATCGGAAGCTACCTCGGTAATCAGCTTGGAAGCATCGGAGGTCTTATTTTATTGCTTGCACTTGCTGCAACGCTTTTAATAATTGCATTTGATATTAACATCGAAAAACTTTTGCTAAGTATTGTTTCAATATTTAGAATGAAAGATGATGCTGAAATTGATGAGGGAACTCAACCCGATAAAGAAGGAAAGTCTGCCGGTAATATCGAAAAAATTAAAAAACTTGCAGACGAAAAGCCAAAAAAGGGAAAATTATCTAAAGCTGAACTAACTGCCGAACAATTAATGGAAGCAGAAGCAGAAGAGCAAACTCGAATAAGAATTATTCGCAAAGACGATCAGCTAACTTCTCAAGAGACAAATGAAGTTCTGAGGGATGAGGTAAAAAAAGTTAACCTTGAAAAGGTTGGGGAACTGCCAGACAAAAAAACTCTTGATGAAAATATTGATGAAAAACTTCCCGATCCGTGGGAAGAAATACCGGAATACAAAAATCCTTCGCTTGATTTGCTTGAACCGGTTCCTGAAGAAGATTTTAAAGTTGCAGAAGAGGAATTAAAAAAGAATGCTGAACTATTAAAAGAAAAACTAAAACTATTTGATATCGAGATAAAAGATATCTCCGTAACGCCTGGTCCCGTTGTAACACTTTACGAAATAGTTCCATCACCAGGAGTCAAGATCAGCAAGATAGTTGGGTTGGAAAATGACATAGCATTAGCTTTGGCAGCAAGGGGAATTAGAATTATCGCCCCCATCCCCGGTAAAGGAGCCATCGGAGTTGAAATTCCTAACGCAGAATCAGCAATTGTAAAAGCACGTTCTGTTCTTGCGAAGATAAACGAATCAACAATGGAACTTCCGATGTCACTTGGCAAAACAATCAGCGGCGATGTTTACTTAACAGATTTGTCTAAAATGCCCCATCTGCTGATTGCCGGCTCTACAGGATCAGGGAAAAGCGTTGGAATAAATATGATTATTACAAGTTTGCTTTTTGCTAAGAAGCCAAGCGAAGTAAAACTGATAATGATTGATCCGAAAAAAATTGAACTTTCTTTATATAATAAATTAAGAAAACACTATCTCGCAGTCTCGCCTGATCTTGATGAAGAAATAATTACGGTGCCGCAAAATGCTGTAATTCTTTTAAAATCAGTTGAAATGGAAATGGAGCAGCGATATGACAAACTTGCAAAACTTGGTGTAAGAAATATCGTGGATTACAATAAAAAGGTTGCTTCACTTCCTAAGAAACCCGCTGACAGTACAGGGATGAAACATCATCACCTCCCCTACCTTGTAGTTATAGTTGATGAGCTTGCAGATTTGATGATCACCGCCGGCAAGGAAGTTGAAGAACCAATTACCAGGCTTGCGCAATTAGCCCGTGCAGTTGGTGTACAGCTTGTGCTTGCTACACAGCGTCCTTCGGTAAATGTAATTACTGGCGTTATCAAGGCTAATTTTAGTGCTCGTATTGCTTATCAAGTTGCGACCAAAATTGATTCACGAACAATTCTCGATATGAATGGTGCAGAGCAGTTACTTGGAAAAGGCGATATGTTGTTCCTGCCGACAGGATCGCCAAAGCCGAACAGAATTCAAAATGCATTTATTTCCACCGAGGAGGTGGAAAAGATAACAAACTTTATTAATCAGCAGTCGGGATATTCACGCCCATATTTTCTGCCAAGTATTTATGAAAAGAAAAGAGGTTCAGGAAGGGGGTTCCTTGCTGATCTTGATCCAATGTTTGAAGATGCCGCACGTGTTATCGTTCGTTATCAGCAAGGCTCTGTTTCACTTCTTCAAAGAAAATTAAAACTTGGTTACTCACGTGCTGCAAGAATTGTTGATCAGCTTGAAGAAGCCGGCGTTGTTGGTCCAAACGATGGCAGTAAAGCAAGAACCGTGCTCATCGAAAACGATGAACAACTCGAAACAGTGCTCAGGTCGCTGTAA
- the rpsO gene encoding 30S ribosomal protein S15: MTKEEKLELIKKYGTNEKDSGKSEVQIALLTKRINDLTGHFGVHKKDHHSRRGLLMMVGKRRRLLDYLMKKDIERYRAIIKELNIRK; the protein is encoded by the coding sequence ATGACAAAAGAAGAAAAACTTGAGCTAATCAAGAAATACGGTACTAACGAAAAAGACTCCGGCAAATCTGAAGTACAGATCGCATTGTTAACTAAAAGAATTAATGATCTGACCGGGCATTTCGGCGTACACAAAAAAGATCATCACTCTCGCCGCGGCTTACTGATGATGGTTGGAAAACGCAGAAGACTTTTGGATTATCTCATGAAAAAAGACATCGAGAGATACAGAGCAATAATTAAAGAATTGAATATTAGAAAGTAA
- a CDS encoding outer membrane lipoprotein carrier protein LolA, producing the protein MTRKLLLIFILLLSNCSMLLSQDDANHKLKVLQEKFNSLKDFSVDFSRTSNSKKDLSGKMFYKSKNKIRLEMQNTIVVSDSKSIWNFNKKDKKVFITNADDDSQSFLSLDKLVNQYPSECKINIIKVDAREVIELTPGNSNLQFIKILMWTNSDNLLSKVIIEDQAIGKMELNFAGYKLNSNIADSKFSFTPPEGSTVIDLR; encoded by the coding sequence ATGACAAGAAAATTATTATTAATATTTATTTTATTACTCAGTAATTGCTCGATGCTTTTATCGCAGGATGATGCTAACCATAAATTGAAGGTATTGCAGGAAAAATTTAATTCACTCAAGGATTTCAGTGTTGACTTTTCACGCACATCGAATTCGAAGAAAGATCTATCCGGCAAAATGTTTTATAAATCTAAAAATAAAATAAGATTAGAAATGCAAAACACAATTGTAGTCTCGGATTCCAAAAGCATCTGGAACTTCAATAAAAAGGATAAAAAAGTCTTCATCACAAATGCAGACGACGACAGCCAGTCATTTTTATCTTTAGATAAACTGGTAAACCAATATCCATCTGAATGTAAAATAAATATAATAAAGGTAGATGCACGCGAAGTAATTGAATTAACACCCGGCAACTCAAATTTACAATTCATAAAAATATTAATGTGGACAAACAGCGATAATCTTTTATCAAAAGTTATCATAGAAGATCAGGCAATTGGGAAAATGGAACTTAATTTTGCCGGGTACAAACTAAACTCGAATATCGCTGATTCTAAATTTTCATTCACCCCCCCGGAAGGAAGTACAGTTATTGACCTCAGATAG
- the pnp gene encoding polyribonucleotide nucleotidyltransferase, with protein MIVKKEIEIGGKVFSIETGRFAKQANGAVMVRYNDTMVLVTAVASPEAKEDMDYFPLQVEYREKTSAAGKFPGGYIKREGRPSEKEILSARLVDRPIRPLFPENFTNETQIVATVFSFDGENDPDVLAAVGASAALCISEIPFDGPIAEIRIGRLDGNFIVNPTHAQTEKSDIELVVAGTADSIMMVEGESKEISENDLLDALKFAQGEIKKIVQLQNELVAEVGKAKWAVAEKVIDPALKAEVYSLAQDKLKEIVYSVLSKDERSNKNKELAEIVKTTLAEKFPEQEKVIKLILHDMEKELMRNRILEDGIRLDGRNTTQVRPISIELGILPRAHGSALFTRGETQSLTTVTLGTKNDEQTIDGLREEYTKKFMLHYNFPPYSVGEVGRMTGVGRREIGHGNLAERSLKGMLPAEDKFPYTVRVISDILESNGSSSMATVCAGSLSLMDAGVPFRKAVSGIAMGLVKEGDKYAILTDILGNEDHLGDMDFKVAGTTEGITGFQMDIKIQGISFEIMEKAVNQAREGRMHILGIMNEALSQARDYLSPFAPRLLTMKVETDQIGLIIGPGGKTIQGMQRLFGVDINIDDDGTINIASPNKENAARCKDHIKKMTATPEVGEIYDGVVTKIMDFGAFVEILPGKEGLLHISQIDSKRVEKVSDYLKQGDKVTVKVIKIENGKYSLSRKELLKEQSASSTNQ; from the coding sequence ATGATAGTTAAAAAAGAAATTGAAATTGGCGGAAAAGTATTTTCGATCGAAACCGGGCGCTTTGCAAAACAAGCAAACGGTGCGGTTATGGTCAGATATAACGATACGATGGTGCTTGTTACTGCCGTTGCCTCTCCCGAAGCAAAAGAAGATATGGATTATTTTCCTCTTCAGGTTGAATACCGTGAGAAAACTTCGGCAGCCGGTAAATTCCCCGGTGGATATATTAAACGGGAAGGTCGCCCGAGTGAAAAAGAAATCCTCAGTGCAAGGTTGGTGGATAGACCAATTAGACCGCTGTTTCCTGAAAATTTTACAAATGAAACGCAGATAGTTGCTACAGTTTTTTCTTTCGACGGTGAAAATGACCCGGATGTTTTGGCAGCCGTTGGTGCTTCGGCGGCTCTTTGCATTTCGGAAATACCATTCGACGGACCGATTGCAGAGATACGTATTGGAAGACTTGATGGTAATTTCATTGTTAATCCGACACATGCCCAAACTGAAAAAAGTGATATTGAACTTGTGGTTGCAGGAACAGCCGATTCAATAATGATGGTTGAAGGTGAATCTAAAGAGATTAGTGAAAATGATTTACTTGATGCCTTAAAATTTGCCCAGGGCGAGATTAAAAAAATTGTCCAGCTTCAAAATGAATTAGTTGCAGAAGTTGGAAAAGCAAAATGGGCAGTCGCAGAAAAAGTGATTGATCCGGCTTTGAAAGCAGAAGTTTATTCATTGGCACAGGATAAACTTAAAGAGATAGTTTATTCCGTCCTTTCAAAAGACGAAAGATCTAATAAGAATAAAGAGCTTGCCGAAATTGTTAAAACAACTCTTGCCGAAAAATTTCCCGAGCAGGAAAAAGTGATAAAGTTAATTCTTCATGATATGGAAAAAGAATTAATGCGAAACAGAATTCTTGAAGATGGAATTCGTTTGGATGGAAGAAATACTACTCAGGTTCGTCCGATTAGTATTGAATTGGGAATACTTCCACGCGCTCATGGTTCCGCATTATTTACACGCGGCGAAACGCAAAGTTTGACCACAGTAACGCTCGGAACAAAAAATGACGAGCAAACAATTGATGGTTTGAGAGAAGAGTACACTAAAAAGTTTATGCTGCATTACAATTTCCCCCCTTATTCTGTTGGTGAAGTTGGCAGAATGACAGGTGTTGGCAGAAGAGAAATCGGACATGGAAATCTTGCCGAACGTTCGCTTAAAGGAATGCTTCCGGCAGAAGATAAATTTCCTTATACGGTTCGTGTTATTTCGGATATCCTTGAATCCAATGGATCTTCTTCAATGGCTACTGTTTGTGCCGGTTCACTTTCACTTATGGATGCAGGTGTACCTTTTCGTAAAGCTGTTTCCGGAATCGCAATGGGGCTTGTAAAGGAAGGGGATAAATATGCAATCCTTACAGATATTCTTGGTAATGAAGATCATCTTGGCGATATGGATTTTAAAGTTGCCGGAACTACAGAAGGCATTACAGGTTTCCAGATGGATATTAAAATTCAGGGTATCTCTTTTGAAATTATGGAGAAAGCTGTTAACCAAGCCCGTGAAGGACGCATGCATATTCTTGGAATTATGAATGAAGCTCTTTCACAAGCAAGAGATTATCTATCACCATTTGCTCCAAGATTACTAACTATGAAAGTTGAAACAGATCAGATTGGTTTGATAATTGGACCAGGTGGTAAGACTATTCAAGGCATGCAGAGGCTCTTTGGCGTTGATATTAATATAGATGATGATGGAACAATTAATATTGCTTCACCTAATAAAGAGAACGCTGCAAGATGTAAAGATCACATCAAGAAAATGACAGCTACTCCTGAAGTTGGTGAAATTTATGACGGCGTTGTTACAAAGATCATGGACTTTGGTGCATTTGTCGAAATTCTTCCGGGGAAAGAAGGTTTACTTCATATTTCCCAGATAGATAGTAAGCGAGTTGAAAAGGTTAGTGATTATCTCAAACAAGGTGACAAAGTAACCGTTAAAGTGATTAAGATTGAAAACGGAAAGTATTCTCTGAGCAGAAAAGAACTGCTTAAAGAGCAATCTGCATCTTCAACTAATCAATAA
- a CDS encoding bifunctional riboflavin kinase/FAD synthetase — protein MKIFSDLSQITKDKNTFVTIGTFDGVHLGHQKIIERIEASANQKNCRSFLITFEPHPRKIVSKDSVIKLLTTTDEKLLILKKLKVQNVFLVNFTMEFSQLSADEFVKKYIIDGMGVKEIIIGYDHHFGKDRSGDLKKLTQLGKEFDFSLSMVEEVKINEQVVSSTKIRNALAEGNLLIANSFLGRYYSFSGKVIHGDKRGRTLGYPTANLQIDEDKLLPALGIYLCEVIVKNEKYHGLLSIGRRPTFYSEGEIIPEVFILNFDEDIYDANITLNLIERIRSEKKFDSVEALIKQMGEDRKLALKILEKINN, from the coding sequence ATGAAAATATTTTCAGATTTATCGCAGATTACTAAAGATAAAAATACTTTTGTAACTATCGGAACCTTTGATGGGGTACATTTAGGACATCAAAAAATTATTGAGAGAATAGAAGCTTCAGCTAATCAAAAAAATTGCAGAAGTTTTTTAATAACATTTGAACCTCATCCGCGTAAGATTGTTTCGAAAGATTCTGTTATAAAACTTCTTACAACAACGGACGAAAAACTTTTAATTCTTAAGAAACTTAAAGTTCAGAACGTCTTTCTTGTTAATTTTACAATGGAATTTTCTCAACTCTCTGCTGATGAGTTTGTTAAAAAATATATAATTGATGGAATGGGTGTAAAAGAAATTATTATTGGTTATGACCATCATTTCGGCAAAGACAGAAGCGGTGATCTGAAAAAATTAACACAACTTGGTAAAGAATTTGATTTTAGTTTAAGCATGGTTGAAGAAGTAAAAATTAACGAGCAGGTTGTCAGCAGTACAAAAATCAGGAACGCACTAGCTGAAGGAAACCTTCTTATTGCAAATTCTTTCCTTGGAAGATATTATTCTTTCAGCGGCAAAGTTATTCACGGTGACAAGCGCGGAAGAACACTTGGTTATCCGACTGCCAATCTTCAAATTGATGAAGATAAACTTCTGCCGGCTTTAGGAATTTACCTTTGTGAAGTGATAGTAAAAAATGAAAAATATCACGGACTTTTGAGCATCGGAAGAAGACCAACTTTTTATTCTGAAGGAGAAATAATTCCTGAAGTTTTTATCTTAAATTTCGATGAAGATATTTATGATGCAAATATCACTTTGAACTTAATTGAAAGAATACGAAGCGAAAAAAAATTCGATTCGGTTGAGGCTCTTATTAAACAAATGGGCGAAGATAGAAAGTTAGCACTAAAAATTTTAGAAAAAATAAATAATTAA
- a CDS encoding Rne/Rng family ribonuclease, with amino-acid sequence MTKEIIINSSTSQTRVAITEDGNLADFFVDYPENRRMVGDIYLGKIARVLPGIRAAFVDIGMQHDAFLHFSDIGDRTKQFQEMLGDDADVDEEEDESSAPANNSPQKQFNRQPSQVVPHLAKGQDIIVQITKEPVNNKGVRVTSSVSLPGRFCVLLPFDNKVGISKRISDYRERRRLRSLARSFLPENYGLIIRTVAKNQSEEALHDDLNTLMKTWNEIESTVKTEKPPALIYQDVTTTSSVIRDLLTADVSKVFIDSKKLYKQIKNYVEIVQPGIADKIELFRSSGAIFDSFRIEEQVKTLMGRKVSLPSGGYLIIEQTEAMFVVDVNSGRYAKNKEQELNSLKTDLEAAREIARQLRLRDIGGIIVIDFIDLEDDKNRKKVYDEIKKEMRRDRAKSSVLPMSDFGLMQITRQRVRQNINQAMFEVCPYCLGSGRLTKYSHLVYDIEEWVRKFIKESKERSIILKCHPVLASKFRENKYKTLWKLRLKYFVRLKIQEDETMPLGRVKLVGKNNQQEFSE; translated from the coding sequence ATGACAAAAGAAATAATAATCAATTCCTCCACCAGCCAGACACGTGTGGCGATTACGGAGGATGGAAATTTAGCCGACTTTTTTGTTGACTATCCTGAAAACAGGCGCATGGTGGGGGATATTTACCTTGGCAAAATAGCCAGGGTATTGCCGGGTATTCGTGCAGCCTTTGTTGATATTGGTATGCAGCACGATGCTTTCCTTCACTTTTCGGACATTGGGGACAGAACAAAGCAATTTCAGGAAATGCTTGGCGACGATGCTGATGTTGATGAAGAGGAGGATGAGTCAAGCGCTCCAGCAAACAATTCCCCGCAAAAACAATTTAATAGACAACCCTCTCAGGTTGTTCCCCACCTTGCAAAGGGACAGGATATAATCGTTCAGATAACTAAAGAACCTGTCAATAATAAGGGTGTGCGTGTTACTTCTTCAGTTTCCCTTCCGGGAAGGTTTTGTGTTCTCCTTCCTTTTGATAACAAAGTAGGAATCTCAAAAAGGATTTCAGACTACCGTGAAAGGCGAAGACTTCGATCGCTTGCAAGAAGTTTTCTTCCGGAAAATTATGGACTTATAATCAGAACTGTAGCAAAAAATCAATCTGAAGAAGCCCTTCATGATGATTTAAATACTCTGATGAAAACATGGAACGAAATTGAATCTACAGTGAAAACTGAAAAACCACCCGCCTTGATTTATCAAGATGTTACTACCACTTCCAGCGTTATTCGTGATTTGTTGACCGCAGATGTCAGCAAAGTATTTATTGATTCTAAGAAACTTTATAAACAAATTAAAAATTATGTCGAGATCGTTCAACCTGGAATAGCAGACAAAATTGAACTCTTTCGATCAAGTGGCGCTATCTTCGATTCATTTAGGATTGAAGAACAAGTAAAAACACTAATGGGTAGAAAAGTTTCTTTGCCAAGCGGAGGGTATTTAATCATCGAACAAACTGAAGCAATGTTTGTTGTTGATGTGAACAGCGGCAGGTACGCAAAAAATAAAGAGCAGGAATTGAACTCTCTTAAAACTGATCTTGAAGCTGCAAGAGAAATTGCAAGACAGCTTCGGCTTCGCGATATTGGCGGAATTATTGTTATTGATTTTATTGATCTTGAAGATGATAAGAATCGTAAAAAAGTTTATGATGAAATAAAAAAAGAAATGCGAAGAGACAGAGCCAAATCCTCTGTTCTTCCAATGTCAGATTTTGGTTTAATGCAAATTACCAGGCAAAGAGTTCGTCAAAATATAAATCAAGCAATGTTCGAAGTTTGTCCCTATTGCCTCGGGAGCGGAAGGTTGACGAAATACTCCCACCTTGTTTATGATATTGAAGAGTGGGTGCGCAAGTTTATTAAAGAGTCGAAGGAGAGATCCATTATATTAAAATGTCATCCTGTACTTGCATCTAAATTCCGGGAGAATAAATATAAAACTCTGTGGAAACTTCGTCTTAAATATTTTGTACGGCTTAAAATTCAGGAAGATGAAACAATGCCCTTAGGTCGAGTAAAATTAGTGGGCAAAAATAATCAACAGGAATTTAGCGAGTAA
- the gcvT gene encoding glycine cleavage system aminomethyltransferase GcvT — MKKTKLYNIHQKLGAKIVEFAGYQMPVQYTSIISEHQTVRNSVGVFDVSHMGEFFVKGENALEFVNYVTINDASKLFSGRVQYSALCYEDGGIVDDLLVYKLSDKEFMLVVNASNIEKDFDWLSQNNKFNVELTNKSDDYSLLAVQGPKSKDVIQKVCDKNLNLEYYHFFNAKIAGVDAIVSRTGYTGELGYEIYFQGDTATAEFIWDRIFDAGKEFNIQPIGLGARDSLRLEMGYCLYGNDIDKTTNPLEAGLAWITKLNKESFLGKQALVKSKSDGLKRKLVAMTSEEKVFPRHGYDLTFDGKKIGTITSGTVSPVLEKPIALGYVNSEYSVIGSTVNFLIRGKEYSAKVVKLPFVNK, encoded by the coding sequence ATGAAAAAAACAAAATTGTATAATATTCATCAAAAACTTGGGGCAAAAATAGTTGAGTTTGCCGGATATCAAATGCCGGTTCAGTACACTTCAATTATATCAGAACATCAAACGGTAAGAAATTCCGTTGGTGTGTTCGATGTTTCTCACATGGGTGAATTCTTTGTTAAAGGGGAAAATGCCTTGGAGTTTGTAAATTATGTTACTATAAACGACGCTTCCAAATTATTTTCAGGGCGCGTGCAGTATTCAGCACTGTGTTACGAAGATGGCGGTATTGTTGATGATCTGCTTGTCTATAAATTATCTGATAAAGAATTTATGCTTGTGGTTAATGCTTCAAACATCGAAAAAGATTTTGACTGGCTAAGCCAGAACAATAAGTTTAATGTTGAACTAACTAATAAAAGTGATGATTATTCTTTACTTGCAGTTCAAGGACCGAAATCAAAAGATGTAATTCAGAAAGTGTGTGATAAAAATCTTAATCTTGAATATTATCATTTCTTTAATGCAAAAATTGCCGGAGTGGATGCAATTGTTTCGCGTACCGGCTACACAGGTGAATTAGGTTATGAAATTTATTTTCAAGGTGATACAGCAACTGCCGAATTTATTTGGGATAGAATTTTTGATGCCGGAAAAGAATTCAACATTCAGCCAATAGGACTTGGTGCAAGAGATAGTTTGCGATTGGAAATGGGCTACTGCTTGTATGGAAATGATATTGATAAAACGACCAACCCCCTTGAAGCTGGTTTAGCCTGGATTACTAAATTAAACAAAGAAAGTTTTCTTGGTAAACAAGCATTGGTAAAATCTAAATCCGACGGGTTAAAAAGAAAATTGGTTGCAATGACTTCTGAAGAAAAAGTTTTCCCCCGCCATGGCTATGATTTAACATTTGATGGAAAAAAGATCGGAACAATTACCAGCGGTACTGTAAGCCCCGTACTTGAAAAACCAATTGCTCTCGGGTATGTAAATTCAGAATATTCAGTTATCGGATCAACGGTTAATTTTTTAATTCGCGGGAAAGAGTATTCTGCAAAAGTGGTAAAACTTCCGTTCGTAAATAAGTAA
- the truB gene encoding tRNA pseudouridine(55) synthase TruB — protein sequence MITKATTDYSALDFNSGEILLIDKPFGWSSFKVIYKIRKSIPEKKVGHAGTLDPAATGLLIICTGKKTKAISSFQELKKTYTGTIRLGVSSASMDLETEQIMIDDLKNITEERILSAVKNFLGNIIQMPPMFSAVKVGGKSLYHLARKGKTIERASREVTVYDFTITKIELPEVHFEITCSKGTYIRAIADDLGKMLGCGGIISSLRRTKIGDYSVDDALSVDEFVANSKNSIPIFADSLS from the coding sequence ATGATAACAAAGGCAACGACTGATTATTCAGCACTTGATTTTAACTCCGGCGAGATTCTTCTGATTGATAAACCTTTCGGCTGGTCATCTTTCAAAGTTATTTATAAGATCAGAAAATCAATTCCCGAAAAAAAGGTTGGACATGCTGGAACATTAGACCCGGCTGCGACCGGTTTATTAATTATTTGTACTGGGAAAAAAACCAAAGCAATCAGCTCGTTTCAAGAATTAAAGAAGACTTACACCGGCACAATCAGGCTTGGGGTTTCTTCTGCTTCAATGGATTTGGAAACTGAACAAATTATGATAGATGACTTGAAAAATATTACTGAAGAAAGGATTTTATCTGCTGTAAAAAACTTTTTAGGAAATATTATTCAAATGCCGCCAATGTTTTCGGCAGTAAAGGTGGGTGGAAAATCGCTCTATCACTTGGCTCGTAAAGGAAAAACTATTGAACGGGCTTCCCGTGAAGTTACTGTTTATGATTTTACTATCACCAAAATAGAACTTCCCGAAGTTCATTTTGAAATTACCTGTTCAAAAGGAACTTATATCAGAGCCATTGCCGATGATTTGGGAAAGATGCTCGGCTGCGGTGGAATTATTTCTTCACTTCGACGAACAAAAATTGGAGATTATTCGGTTGATGATGCGTTGTCTGTGGACGAATTTGTCGCTAATTCTAAAAATTCAATTCCCATTTTTGCTGATAGTCTAAGCTGA
- a CDS encoding 2-phosphosulfolactate phosphatase codes for MKIDVIFCPVTVDELYFTNRTTVVIDVLRASSVITTALQNGAKEIIPVANVEFAVKLSGGMFGGQTLLGGERNTKKIEGFALGNSPLEYTPEIVSGKSIVLYTTNGTKAIAKAKFSENLFICSFLNLSAVAKYLVELRKDFVIICSGRANHFSLEDTICAGKLISEINEAFADNELSDSAKASLILCQSFSGDILEMFKSTEHGKILMNNGFEDDLIFCSKINSSDSLPILSGSAVKLFNK; via the coding sequence ATGAAAATTGATGTCATTTTTTGTCCTGTTACTGTTGACGAATTATATTTTACAAATAGAACCACTGTTGTTATTGATGTTCTGCGTGCTTCATCGGTAATAACAACAGCACTTCAAAATGGTGCAAAAGAAATTATCCCTGTTGCAAATGTTGAGTTTGCTGTAAAACTTTCAGGTGGAATGTTTGGCGGACAAACATTACTTGGCGGTGAGAGAAACACAAAAAAAATAGAAGGTTTTGCTCTGGGCAATTCGCCCTTAGAATACACACCTGAAATTGTAAGCGGTAAATCAATTGTTCTTTATACTACGAACGGGACCAAGGCAATCGCAAAAGCAAAATTTTCCGAAAATCTTTTTATTTGCTCGTTCTTAAATTTATCTGCAGTAGCAAAATATCTTGTTGAACTAAGAAAAGATTTTGTGATAATTTGTTCGGGCAGAGCAAATCATTTTTCGCTTGAAGATACAATCTGTGCAGGTAAATTAATTTCGGAAATAAATGAAGCCTTCGCTGATAATGAACTTTCTGATTCTGCAAAAGCAAGTTTGATTTTATGCCAATCTTTTTCAGGCGATATACTTGAGATGTTTAAAAGCACCGAACACGGAAAAATTTTAATGAATAATGGTTTTGAAGATGATCTTATTTTCTGCAGCAAAATAAATTCTTCTGATTCGCTTCCGATATTATCCGGCAGCGCTGTAAAACTTTTCAATAAATAA